A stretch of Imperialibacter roseus DNA encodes these proteins:
- a CDS encoding ABC transporter permease yields the protein MNNSSPDIGRPPIWADRLLEFFCKGELLEEVQGDLAEYYFRIYQQKGKRKAGIVYWYHVINFLRPFALKKLKSNSNTTTMIRFNLMIALRNLNRYRFYSFLNISGLAIGLASCLFIMLFVMDELSYDKFHPDYKRIYRVASDLRFGNNQFDFPVTPAPMAESFQKDFPEIEMAGKMRTYGTGLVKRGDSFYKQKNIFYASQGLLDIFGFPTVYGSLDDAITEPNTIVLSHSSAKKIFGDVDPVGERIEIDGRFTVKVSGVYEDLPENSHFHPELLISIENDRGNDNVWLGNNYYTYFLLNPQNDETGLEAKFASVYEKYFAPQLKEMVGVDFNEMMASGDHINYYLQPVADIHLNSHLAVEVEANGSMEYVYIFSAIALFILVIACINFMNLSTARAAMRAKEVGVKKVLGSVRGQLISQFLTESILFAFLASVVAVLLVVLLLPLFNSFSGKEVGHILLDQPIVWVYLVASVFAIGVLAGLYPAFYLSKYQPTAVLKGTYQAGSRASWFRNVLVVFQFATSLFLIIGSLTVYSQLNYTQNRDLGFDREQVIILENVGNLGDKSKVLRNELAKNASVVNTSISSFYPLSDFRSDQPFLPEGTTSIEESVSCQVWSVDFDYLKTFEMEVVSGRDFDIQMPSDSSGVVINETAAKRFGIDQAHGQKIKVLGDFGIQGKKEFTVLGVVKDFHFESLRNNVVPVLLFITKYSADHMAVRLKTDNLSRTLADLEETWSQVAGGIPFEYQFLNQSFEAKYRSESQLGTIFAVFSGLAIFIGCLGLFGLSAYTAERRKKELGIRKVLGAEVFSLVRLLFTEFSVLLVIAIIVAIPLAWYAMNLWLNDFAYRVGLSLGTFVVSSLIVILVGLVTVSFQSFKAARSNPVDNLKYE from the coding sequence ATGAACAATTCATCTCCAGACATCGGAAGACCACCCATTTGGGCCGACAGGTTATTGGAATTCTTCTGTAAAGGTGAGTTGCTGGAAGAGGTGCAGGGTGATCTTGCCGAGTACTATTTCAGAATATATCAGCAGAAAGGAAAGAGGAAGGCGGGTATCGTCTATTGGTACCATGTGATCAACTTCCTGCGCCCTTTTGCATTAAAAAAGCTAAAGTCAAACTCAAATACAACAACAATGATTCGTTTCAACTTAATGATTGCCCTCAGGAACCTGAACCGCTACCGGTTCTATTCTTTCCTGAACATCTCCGGCCTCGCCATAGGGTTGGCAAGCTGCCTTTTTATCATGCTTTTTGTGATGGATGAGCTCAGTTATGACAAGTTCCATCCCGACTATAAAAGGATATACAGGGTGGCATCAGACCTGAGGTTTGGCAACAACCAATTCGATTTCCCTGTTACACCTGCTCCCATGGCAGAGTCGTTCCAGAAAGACTTCCCGGAAATTGAAATGGCTGGCAAAATGCGAACCTACGGCACCGGCCTGGTTAAAAGAGGAGACTCCTTTTATAAGCAAAAGAACATCTTTTATGCTTCGCAGGGGCTGCTAGATATATTTGGGTTTCCCACAGTATACGGCTCCCTGGATGATGCCATTACCGAACCCAACACGATCGTTTTGTCCCATTCGTCCGCCAAAAAAATATTCGGAGACGTTGATCCTGTTGGAGAGAGAATAGAGATAGATGGCCGATTTACTGTAAAGGTTTCGGGCGTGTATGAAGATTTGCCTGAAAACAGCCATTTTCACCCGGAGCTCTTAATTTCGATAGAAAATGACCGAGGCAATGACAATGTTTGGCTGGGCAATAACTACTACACCTACTTTTTACTGAATCCCCAGAATGACGAAACAGGACTTGAAGCGAAATTTGCCTCCGTGTATGAAAAATATTTCGCTCCGCAGCTCAAGGAAATGGTGGGTGTGGACTTTAATGAGATGATGGCAAGTGGCGATCATATCAACTACTACCTTCAACCAGTGGCCGACATTCACCTTAATTCACATTTGGCCGTTGAAGTGGAAGCCAATGGAAGCATGGAGTACGTTTACATTTTCAGCGCCATTGCTTTGTTTATTCTGGTCATTGCTTGCATCAATTTCATGAACCTGTCTACAGCAAGAGCCGCCATGAGAGCCAAGGAGGTGGGAGTCAAAAAGGTGCTCGGATCGGTGCGTGGGCAGCTCATTAGCCAATTTCTTACTGAATCTATTCTGTTCGCCTTTCTGGCTTCCGTGGTAGCTGTTCTTCTCGTCGTATTGTTGCTGCCGCTTTTCAACAGTTTCAGCGGAAAAGAAGTCGGCCACATCCTGCTCGATCAGCCAATTGTTTGGGTTTATCTCGTTGCTTCGGTGTTTGCCATTGGTGTATTGGCGGGGCTTTATCCAGCCTTTTATCTGTCGAAGTATCAGCCCACAGCAGTTTTGAAGGGTACTTACCAGGCAGGTAGCAGAGCCAGCTGGTTTCGAAATGTGCTGGTTGTTTTTCAATTCGCCACTTCGTTGTTCCTTATCATCGGGTCACTTACGGTGTACAGTCAATTGAATTACACGCAAAACCGGGACCTGGGCTTTGATAGAGAACAGGTAATAATACTTGAAAATGTTGGTAATCTTGGAGACAAGAGCAAAGTACTCAGGAACGAACTAGCCAAGAACGCTTCTGTCGTAAATACTTCTATATCATCCTTTTATCCCCTGAGTGACTTCCGTTCTGACCAGCCGTTTCTTCCGGAGGGCACCACCAGCATCGAAGAATCAGTTTCGTGCCAGGTATGGTCTGTTGATTTTGACTACCTAAAGACCTTTGAAATGGAGGTTGTCAGCGGGCGGGACTTCGATATCCAAATGCCAAGTGATTCTTCCGGGGTTGTAATCAATGAGACGGCTGCGAAAAGGTTTGGGATTGACCAGGCACATGGCCAAAAGATCAAGGTGCTTGGTGATTTCGGCATACAAGGTAAAAAGGAATTCACCGTTCTCGGCGTGGTAAAGGATTTTCACTTCGAGTCGTTGAGAAACAATGTAGTGCCTGTTTTACTGTTCATTACAAAATACTCGGCTGACCACATGGCTGTCAGACTAAAGACTGACAACCTTTCCAGGACCCTGGCTGATCTGGAAGAAACATGGAGTCAGGTGGCCGGGGGCATTCCTTTCGAATATCAGTTCCTGAACCAGTCGTTCGAAGCAAAGTACCGGTCGGAGAGCCAGCTGGGCACTATCTTCGCCGTTTTTTCAGGGTTAGCCATCTTTATAGGTTGTCTGGGACTATTTGGACTCTCGGCTTACACTGCCGAAAGGAGAAAGAAGGAGCTTGGTATTCGCAAAGTGCTGGGTGCTGAGGTGTTCTCACTGGTGAGGCTGCTGTTCACCGAATTTTCCGTGCTGTTGGTGATTGCCATAATTGTTGCTATTCCATTGGCCTGGTATGCCATGAATCTTTGGCTCAACGACTTTGCTTACAGGGTAGGCCTGAGTTTGGGCACTTTCGTTGTGTCCAGCCTGATAGTCATCCTGGTTGGATTGGTCACCGTCAGCTTCCAATCCTTTAAGGCTGCCAGATCAAATCCGGTTGACAATCTGAAATACGAATAG
- a CDS encoding PadR family transcriptional regulator, producing MKGDVLGEFEEIILLIVGVLGQDAYGLGIRDELEKQTGRSAAIGAVHATLNRLQEKGYVESGMTEGTQERGGRRKRVFQMTGLGKKALIESKDVRVNLWSQLPDLNVGKI from the coding sequence ATGAAAGGCGACGTATTGGGTGAGTTTGAAGAAATCATCTTGTTGATAGTAGGGGTGCTTGGCCAGGATGCCTATGGATTGGGTATCAGAGACGAACTTGAAAAGCAAACAGGCCGCAGTGCTGCCATAGGCGCAGTGCACGCCACGCTCAACAGGCTGCAAGAAAAGGGATACGTGGAGTCTGGTATGACAGAAGGAACGCAAGAGCGGGGAGGAAGACGAAAAAGAGTTTTTCAAATGACTGGTTTGGGAAAAAAGGCACTGATTGAGTCAAAGGATGTGCGTGTCAATTTGTGGAGCCAGCTGCCTGATTTGAATGTTGGAAAAATATGA
- the ppgK gene encoding polyphosphate--glucose phosphotransferase: protein MVVLGIDIGGTGMKAAPVDTRTGSFMEDRFRIPTPSPATPDAMIATVKAIVEHFDWKGIIGIGFPAAIKKEIVMTASNIDEKWIGLNAGKAFEMATGCPTHLINDVDAAGLAEVKFGAGKKEKGSVIMVAAGTGIGTSIFYKKRLFPNTELGYIMVNNTFGEHYASASVKEKQELDWDVWGKRFNEYLKRLEFLLWPDLIVVGGGISKKHKEFFRYLDLDTKVVPAKLRNNAGIIGAALAAKKELT from the coding sequence ATGGTGGTTTTAGGCATTGATATTGGTGGCACAGGCATGAAGGCAGCTCCGGTGGATACAAGGACAGGCTCATTCATGGAAGATCGGTTCAGAATCCCTACACCCTCTCCAGCCACGCCAGACGCAATGATTGCCACAGTTAAAGCCATTGTTGAACACTTTGACTGGAAAGGCATCATTGGCATTGGTTTCCCGGCTGCCATTAAGAAAGAAATCGTGATGACCGCCTCCAATATCGACGAAAAGTGGATTGGCCTCAATGCGGGTAAGGCCTTCGAAATGGCCACTGGCTGCCCTACCCACCTCATCAACGACGTAGATGCAGCTGGACTGGCCGAAGTAAAGTTTGGTGCTGGCAAAAAGGAAAAGGGTTCTGTGATCATGGTGGCTGCGGGAACGGGTATCGGCACCTCCATCTTCTACAAGAAAAGGCTTTTCCCTAATACTGAGCTGGGATATATCATGGTGAACAACACTTTCGGGGAACACTATGCATCTGCCAGTGTGAAGGAAAAGCAAGAGCTTGACTGGGACGTTTGGGGCAAAAGATTCAATGAATACCTCAAGAGGCTCGAATTTCTGCTGTGGCCCGATCTGATTGTCGTGGGCGGCGGCATCTCCAAAAAACACAAGGAATTTTTCAGGTACCTGGATCTTGACACCAAGGTGGTGCCTGCGAAGCTCAGGAACAATGCCGGTATTATTGGAGCAGCCCTCGCGGCAAAAAAAGAGTTGACCTGA
- a CDS encoding glutaredoxin family protein: MSEKPKLYGADWCPKTSGFRNYLQSEWVDFEFLDIEKDDKAMEEVKAMNGGQVKFPMVVVGDDKMKNPPIEKLRESLKRNKLV; the protein is encoded by the coding sequence ATGAGCGAAAAGCCAAAACTTTATGGTGCCGACTGGTGCCCAAAAACATCAGGGTTTCGTAATTACCTGCAAAGTGAGTGGGTAGACTTCGAATTTCTGGACATCGAAAAAGATGACAAGGCAATGGAGGAAGTGAAGGCGATGAACGGAGGGCAGGTAAAATTCCCGATGGTAGTAGTGGGCGACGATAAAATGAAAAACCCTCCCATAGAGAAACTACGGGAGAGCTTGAAAAGAAACAAGTTGGTCTGA